The Pseudomonas viciae genomic interval ACCGGAACCAGCCTGTGTAACAGCGGGCTGGCGAGTGTGGCTGTTAACAGGCACGGTCACTACTCATTTATAGATACAGGGATTTGTCCCTGGCCTGTTGAAGCTGTTTCTTTGAAACAGTTTCCTGACTAAAAGGATTGCCTCATGGCTCTCGACGTTCAAGAAAAAGCTCAAATCGTAGCTGACTACCAGCAAGCTGTTGGTGACACTGGTTCGCCAGAAGTGCAAGTTGCACTGCTGACCCACAACATCAACAAACTGCAAGGTCACTTCAAGGCCAACGGTAAAGATCACCACTCCCGTCGTGGTCTGATCCGCATGGTAAACCAGCGTCGTAAGCTGCTGGACTACCTGAAAGGCAAGGACGTGAGCCGTTACAGCGCTCTGATCGCTCGCCTGGGTCTGCGTCGCTAATCAGCGATTGCGCTAGAGGTTGGTTGTCTGTCGTACGTCAGTGGGTTTCCCGCTGGCGC includes:
- the rpsO gene encoding 30S ribosomal protein S15, which codes for MALDVQEKAQIVADYQQAVGDTGSPEVQVALLTHNINKLQGHFKANGKDHHSRRGLIRMVNQRRKLLDYLKGKDVSRYSALIARLGLRR